Below is a genomic region from Cloeon dipterum chromosome 2, ieCloDipt1.1, whole genome shotgun sequence.
tttattgtaaaatttcgaTTGATCGGATTCTAGTTAAACAgcaactgtttttatttctgttgccagaaaaaagaaaactgcGATTCTATTCAGAGGGCCTACGGTATTGATACGGACACTGATGGTCGGTTGTGGGTGATTGATCAAGGAAGTAACAATTGTCCAGGCAAGATTTGGATATTCAACCTTCTCAGTGACGACACAACCGAGCGCGTGCACCAGTTCCCGGATACAGTCGTCTCTCATTCAAAAGATAATAGAGCTCTGCGTGATATCGTGCTCGACAAAACACCAGACGATTACGTTGCGTACATCACGGACGTTCTGTCTGAGCACATCATCGTTTACAACCGAAAAACTGACAAATCCTGGTCGGTTAAAACACCAGAGATAAAATGGTTTTCCTTGGCCCTCTCTCCTATCAGGGAAGCGAGACAGTTGTACCTTGCAAGATTTGGTTCCAACGAAATGTACTCATTGTCTGTTTCTGAGCTGAGGAAAGAAGGCGGAAGCGCTGCTGTCAAATTAATCGGCAAATGGACAGAATATAACCCTTACAGAATGGTAATCGACAGTGGCAATGTCTTGTATGCCACATTTTGGACCCAGAATTACCTCtccaaatggaatatttcggaGCCCTTTCGTGAGCAGCGGTTTCATGAGGTAATGCTtccgttttaaaattgattatgtagagaaattagaaattttaattctgccccactaatgttaaaaattaaaaaaaaaatctgcaaattgaAGGAATTGGTTTGACTTGAatacaaacatatttttcctcAAGATTTAAAGGTCGCTCTTTCCGCAAATTGCAACAATTGGTGAAACCAGTTTTTCgtaactttttgaaataaaaaaatatttttcaacgtttcaacggcgaatggctgaaccgattttggttttcagcacgtcaaaaaagcatattaattgaagaattcaaaatagctagattgagtctgaaatcgcagcggaaatgccttaaaaccgcttaaaacaacatttttaagaaagtgtgTGGTTGCGCcgtctgttggcggcttcaataactaagggtttatgcaactggtcaaatTGACAGATGTACTGTCTCTGTCACACgggattttttctgaaaattgaaatatgaatttaacaCCGTTcttaatttgcaacaataacaatattccaaaataattgaatattcgTCCTCTCTCAATATTCCCGACATTTTATGCTTTGTCAAGCTAACAATCGCAATTCACTGCACTCTTTTAGGTCGGAACACTGGGTGGTGCTTATAGGCCATTTACTTTGGCCTTGGACACGAACGGCATTTTATGGATGACGGAGAGAATTGAATCTGAGGGTTGGTCTAAGCCTAGGCATAAACTAGTCAAGGCAGCAGTCGGCGCATGATCATATTTACACAGCACGTCCacaggtaaataaaatcaaatttctattGCGAGGATAATACGATAAAAGTTTGGCTTTTaccacaaaatatttgaataaatgtatcgataaaatttcaaatgtgaaATACCGATTCTCAATTCTAAcattttgttcatttcttatctgaaaaatgaacaataaacgagtttgagttttgaataaaattatattttgtcattGAGACGCGAGATAAAACGAAACCCTCAATAATtaaggcaatttttaaattaataacttttttggGATCAATATTGCAATATTGAACCCGTCCTTAAAATTCAAGAGATTTGCCAGAAATTCTGAGATCGAACCTTACTTAGTTTTGGAATCTTTCTTGCTTTTAGTTGGATTTTGTTACGTAAAAGCTTATCAATttatctaattattttaaattttcaaaaaagtaaCCAGCGATTACATACTGTTGttacctgaaaaattaaagttgtatata
It encodes:
- the LOC135936139 gene encoding protein yellow-like; the encoded protein is MSPLVAAIFLHGLCLANAVNFTTVYQWDEFDFIWPSGTDSSIEEMKEDYKRGNAYLNYMAVFGDRLFLSLDTNYGVPATLVWLPTSGSSTAPPKLAPFPSWHLHKKENCDSIQRAYGIDTDTDGRLWVIDQGSNNCPGKIWIFNLLSDDTTERVHQFPDTVVSHSKDNRALRDIVLDKTPDDYVAYITDVLSEHIIVYNRKTDKSWSVKTPEIKWFSLALSPIREARQLYLARFGSNEMYSLSVSELRKEGGSAAVKLIGKWTEYNPYRMVIDSGNVLYATFWTQNYLSKWNISEPFREQRFHEVGTLGGAYRPFTLALDTNGILWMTERIESEGWSKPRHKLVKAAVGA